GGTCCAGATAATCAAAGCTATGTcatttccagtagtaatgtatgggTATGAGAGTTGGTCCATAAGGAAAGCTGACAACCTTTGAATCAGTACATTTTAAttttggtgctggagaagacttttgagagtcccttggacaacaaggagataaaccagtcaatacttaaaaaaattaattcaaaatattcacaaaggtcaaatgctgaagctgaaacttaaatatgtTGGCCACATAATGAGTAGACAGGATTCATAACAAAAGACTCtgattttgagaaaaaaaataaaggaagaaggaaaagaggatggcagaggatgagacagaAAGTGTCAgagaaacaatgaacataaacTCATACAGATAGTGTAGAGATAGTGTAgaacagaagggcctggtgtgctatggttcaTGGGCTTATACACTACTGAACAATTAGGATTGCAAAGCCAGAATATACTCCTTCATTCTGATATAATTCATATTCCTTAGAGGCAGGAactatcttatttttatatattagagGCATAGCATTTTAGTGAATGGAGAGCCATCCTCAAAATCAGGAAAATTGACCTCTGTCCAAGTAGTGCTCTGAGATATGCAATTTTTATGtcattaggcaagtcacataatctcttaTTATTCTCCACAAATCACTAACAATAAGtggcagaaaaaaacaaatatctcataccatataccaagataaggccaaaatgattatataatttagacataaagggtaataccatgggcaaattaggaaagcatggaatagtttactttttagatatatagataagGGAATATTATTACAAATAAAAGAGATAGTGAGcacaacaaaatgtaaaatagttaatttagattttttaaattgaaaggtttctgcacaaacaaaaccaatgcagccaaaatagaCAGAAAGCAGAGAGCTGGGCCAAAGTATTATAGCAAATATATGtgataaaaacctcatttctcaaatatatagagaactgtctcaaatttataagaatacaagtcattctccaattgataaatggtcaaaggatattaacaggtagttttcaaatgaacaaatcaaagctgtctatagttatattaaaaatgctctaaatcactatgggtTAGAgatatgtaaattaaaacaactctgcagTACCACCTCATGCTtatagattggctaatatgaaagaaaaagaaaatgataaatattggaggagctatgggaaaactgggacccTTATGCATTATTGATGGAACTGTTAACTGATtcaactgttctggagagcaatttgtatcTACATCTAAAGGATCttaaaactgtgcatgccttttgatccagcaatgccactactggggtggggggtgggaaggatctccagtcatcctgatccataacttgccactggattcagatGTCTCTGGAAGATGTATGGAGGTTGATGACTTTGAACAGCCCTCCcacacttaaatccgattcaattgtaagtcatggcatcactttcccgatgtcatggtcttctttgagaatgaaaggcaAACAACAGCAACGATGACAACTGTGACCACTACTACTAGTAGTTCTATATCCTCCAGAGACAAAAGAAGTGGCGACAAAGACCTATATAGCTTTCTCTTCAGTTGTCTGTGAGGTGCTCGGTTCTTCTTCGGAAGCTAAGGTCGCGTTGGGGTGACCCCTCGCTTCAGCCGGTGACTGGCACCACTACAAACAAGTCTCCTCGTCCATCCACTGAAATGGCCGTCTCCAAGCTCACTTGCATCTACTCCGCCCTCATCCTTCATGACGATGAGGTTATGGTCACAGAGGATAAAATCAATGCCCTCATTAAAGCAGCAGGTGTAAATGTTGAACCATTCTGGCCTGGATTATTTGCAAAGGCCCTGTCCAATGTAAACATTGCAAGCCTCATCTCCAATGTAAGAGTTGGTGGACCTGCCCCAGCAGCTGGTGGTGCTGCCCCTGCTGGAGGGGCTGCTCTTGCTAGCACAGCTGACCCagctgaggagaagaagaaagaggaagcaaaaaatgAAGAACCCGAGGAGTCCGATGATGACATGGGCTTTGGTTTGTTTGACTAGATAATTTTttataacattaaataaaaagcttgactcaactaaaaaaaaaaagacctatatgcCCTTTTTtcattgcagctctttttgtggtggcaaagaatt
This region of Trichosurus vulpecula isolate mTriVul1 chromosome 3, mTriVul1.pri, whole genome shotgun sequence genomic DNA includes:
- the LOC118842796 gene encoding 60S acidic ribosomal protein P1-like; its protein translation is MAVSKLTCIYSALILHDDEVMVTEDKINALIKAAGVNVEPFWPGLFAKALSNVNIASLISNVRVGGPAPAAGGAAPAGGAALASTADPAEEKKKEEAKNEEPEESDDDMGFGLFD